The genomic stretch TACTTCGACATCCGCCCCAAGATCGCCGAGGTGTTGCGCGCCGTGCCGAGCATCGAGCGCTGCGTGCTCGCGCCCCACGACCTCGGTGGGCTCGGCAAGGAGGACGCGCTCGCGGGCCTCGGTCCGCTCGCCGATCATCCATCGGCGGTGCGACTGGCGGACTTCCTCGCCGGACACGAAGCCGACGCGCTGCGCTTCGAGCGCCTACCCTTCGATCACCCGCTCTACGTGCTCTACAGCTCGGGTACCACGGGCAAGCCCAAGTGCATCGTGCATGGCGCCGGCGGGACGCTGCTGCAGCACCTCAAGGAGCACCGCCTGCACACCGACCTGCGGAGCGACGAGCGCTTGTTCTACTTCTCCACCTGCGGCTGGATGATGTGGAACTGGCTGGTGAGCGGCCTGGCCGTGGGAGCCACCCTGGTGCTGTACGATGGGAACCCGATGAGCCCGTCGCCCGAGGCGCTCTTCGAGCTGGCAGCGCGCGAGCGGATCAACGTGTTCGGCACGTCCGCCAAGTACATCGACGCGCTGGCCAAGCAGGGCGTCGTGCCGCGCGAGGGACACGACCTCGGTAGTGTGCGCGCGATCCTCTCGACGGGTTCCCCGTTGGTGCCCGAGTCGTTCGACTACGTGTACGAAAACATCAAACGCGACGTGCTGCTCGCAAGCATCTCGGGTGGAACGGACATCGTCAGCTGCTTCGTCCTGGGCGATCCGACGCGCCCCGTGCGACGCGGCACCATCCAGGGCAAGGGGCTCGGGATGGACGTACAGGTGTGGAACGACGAGGGCGCGCGTGTGCTGGACGAGCAGGGCGAGCTGGTGTGCATAGCGCCCTTCCCGAGCATGCCCGTGGGCTTCTGGGGCGACGACGACGGCTCACGTTACCGCGCCGCGTACTTCGAGCGCTTCCCTGGGGTGTGGTGCCACGGCGACTTCACGCGCGAGACCGCGGACGGAGGGTTCGTCATCACGGGCCGCTCGGACGCGGTGCTGAACCCGGGAGGCGTGCGCATCGGCACCGCCGAGATCTACCGCCAGGTGGAGCGGCTCGCCGAGGTGCAGGAGGCCATCGTCATCGGGCAGCCCTGGGAGGGCGACGTGCGGGTGGTGCTGTTCGTGGTGCTCGCCGCGGGAGCCAACCTAGATGATGAACTGCGAGGGCGCATCAAGCGCGAGATCCGTGACAACGCGAGCCCGCGACACGTGCCCGCCCGCATCCTCGCCGTGCCCGGGATCCCTCGCACGCGCAGCGGCAAGATCAGCGAGCTGAGCGTGCGGCGCGTGGTGGCGGGCGAGCCCGTCAAGAACGTGGAGGCCCTCGCCAACCCCGAGGCGCTCGACTACTTCCGAGATCTGCCCGAGCTGCGCGCCTGAGTCGCCGGTGGGCGTCAGCCGTGCGCCACGCGCTCGAGGGTGTTGGCGAGCCGAGTGCTCACCAGCGTGAGAAACCCCGCCGCCGCGAGCCGGTCGCTCTTGAGCAGCGACTTGAACGCGCTCGCGTCGAACTCGAGCACGCTCGCGCCGCCTTCCCCCGCGCGGACCGCGAGTGTCCTGGTGCGTCCCAGGATGACGCCGAGCTCGCCTACGAACTCCCCCTCCTCGATGCTGCCCACGCGCTCCCCCTGAGCGAGCAGGGCGTCCGCGCGGCCGCGGACGACCGCGAGGAAGTGGTCGCTCTTGCTGCCCGCGTCCCACATGAGCTCGTTCGCCGCGTACTCGCGAGCGACGCTGATGCGGGCGAGGTTGGCCAGCGAGGGGAAGTCGAGAGCGTGCGCGGCCTTGGCGGAGAGGAGCGCGAAGAGGCGGGCGAGCGCGGGCGGCGCCTCGGGCTCACGCGCGCTCTCGGGCCCGCGCAGCACCGCCGCAGCCACCTCGGCCAGCAGCGGATCCGTCGTGTGCTCGGCGTCCCGCGCAGCTGCCCGCCCCCTTTGGCCGTCCACGCAAGCGAGCGCAAACAGTGCGATGCTGCGCTCCACGTGCCCCCACTCGCGCAGCGCGCGCGCGCACACGTCGGCGACGTCGGGTCGCGGCACGGGTTCGCCGTGCTCGAGGGCAGCATCCACCACGGCCATGAGCGCGCGGTTGATCTCGGGCGAGAGCTGCAGCGAGCGTTGCCGCTCGTGGACCAGCACCTGCACCTCGACGGCGGCCAGCGTCCGCAGACGCTCCGCCAGCTTCTGGTGCGCAGGGTCGTCTCCCAGCCCCGAGAGCAGATGTAGGCTGCGCTCGACGACGCGCGCACGCCGCCGCCCCATGACGGCGAGCAGCGCGCCGCGCACCCCACCGGGCAGCGACGTCGCCTCTGCCAACCCCGTGGTGTTGATGTCGAGCCAGAGGAGCTCGGACAGCCCCCGCTCGACGCGCTCGACCAGCTTGCCGGCGCGCCCCGTGAGCTCGTCGACGGCCGCATCTTGCTCTTCCGCAGTGACCGCATAGCGCCGCTGCAGGTCTCGAATCTCGGCGAGCACGCGGTCGTCGGTGAGCGCCTTCTTCACGGGCACCCCACGCTCGGCGGCGGTCACCAGCACGCGCTCCAAGGCCTCACGAAACCCGTCGAGCCGTAACCGGTTCTCCACGCTGCGGGCCTCCTCGGCGCCGAGCAGCTGCGCGTCCTCGATACCGAGCTCCGCGAGGATCTCGGCGTGCTCGTCCTCGCTCACCTCCATCTGCTCGCGTAGGTTCTCGAGGACCGAGAGCCCCGCGGCGCTGTCGGCGTGCCCAGCCACGAGGCACTCGCGCAGCGTCGCACGGTAGGCCTCGAGGCGCGCCCCCGATGACGCGATCGGCAGCGCCTGGGCCAACACGAAGACCTCGTCCGTGTTGAGCTGCGCCACGCTCCGCCCACCGAGCACGCGCGCGAGCAGGCTACCCAGCTTGTCGAGCTGACGACGCAGCGCCTCGGCCACGCTCTCACGCTCGTACGCCTCGCTCGTACGCGGCCACGTGCGAGAGAGCCACACAGCGGACAGCGTCACGATGAAGATGTCGAGGAGCGTGTGCGGCACGGTCGAGAGCAGGTTGATGTTGGGCCGTCCGCCGAAGAGGTAGAACGAGTTGAAGGTCAGGAAGGTGCAGATCACCAGCGCCCGGTGCCGCAGCTCCTCGGCGCGCAGAGCCTTACCGCGGGCGCGGCGGTACGCGCCGTAGGCAGCTTCGAGCGCGCGGCCTGCAGCGACGCTCAGCAGCATTGCGCCGAGGATGGTGAGCGGCGCCGCCAGCCACTTGGGCGGAAACGCGAACGCGTGCCCTCCGAGGAACACGCCGGCCGCGCCGAGCTGCTGCATCACATCCTCTTCGTGCGTCCAGGCGCCCGAGAAGTAGTAGCCCGCGTTGCCCGCGTACACGGCGTAGTAACCGTAGAAGCCCCACACGAGCCCGAAGTAGCCGTAGTAGAACGCCCGACGACCGGGCTCCATCAGCCCCGCCCAGTATTGCCGCTCGAGGTCCACGTCAGGGCAGGGGCTCTTGCACCCCACGCAGATGCTCTGGTCCTCTCCGTTGGGCGTGGTGGTGCGGCACGTCGCCTGCGTCAGACGCAGCTTGCCCGCGTGGGCCTCGCTCTCGAGCAGCCCACGAGGCTCGGTGTAGACCTTCTGCACGGCCGACACGGGGCAGATGTAGTTGCACCAGGTCTTGCCGCCGAAGAGGTAGCCGACCAGCATCGCGAGCGCGATCACGGACAAGAAGAACACCCCGAGCGCGACCCGGTCGGAGTTGATGAACAAGATGCGCAGGGACACACCGAGCCACAGCAAGCCACCCTGCACGTACCAGACGTTGCGCCCCAGGAAGGACTCCGGCGAGACCAGCACGAGCTTGCGCTCGACGCGCCCGGTCTTCGGGTGGATCACCTTGCGCGTGCGCTGCAGCCCGAGCCGCCTCGGGATCTGCATGAGCGCCGAGAGCGGACAGACGCGCCGCCAGGCCTCGTGCCCGAACACGAGCAGGAACATGGGGACGATCGGGAGCAGGATGGTCCAGAACAGACGGGCGCCTACCGGGTAGGCCTGCTCCACCAAGCAGCGCCCTTGGATGGTCGTGCAGCGCGCGTCGCACTGTCCCGTGGGCGCCCCCACCCAGTCGACCTCGCCGGACGCCAGGCGCCGAGGACACGCAAAGCGCTCGTGGGGAGCCTCCGCGTCCGCGAAGCGGTCCAAACGAAACGGGCTCCAGCTCGATGCATGGTCGGTGAGCACGGAGGTCAGCGGGTCGTAGAACAGCGAGGCGATGATGACGCCCCACCCCACGACGAGGGCGAAGCGAATCACGCGCGCGCTGCGCTCAGCGAGGCGGGCGAACACGCCGGAGCGTACCTCGAAACGGTCGCGCGGTCGTCGTCGAACGGCAGCGCGTCACGTGCCCCACGCTCGCACCGCGCACCGCGCGCTCACACGTCGACCGCAGCGCGCCCGCCCGCGGGCTCACACGTCGACCACGACGCGCCCGACGGGGTGCGCCACGCAGGCCAAGGTGAAGCCGGCCTCGCGATCCGCCTCGCCCAGGCCGATCCCAGGCGGGACGCGCACCTCACCTCGAACCGACACGCGGCACGTCCCGCAGGCCCCACTGCGACACGCGAAGGGGATGTCCACGCCAGCGCTCTCGGCAGCGTCCAGGACGGTCATCCCCGCGTCGCACGCGACGTCCCCGGGCGCGTGGGCGCAGCCTTCGAACGCCACCACGGAGGCAGTCTTTCGCGGGGCGCGCACCACGGGGGCGGCGTCGTGCACCGGCCGCGGCGCGCGCAGCTCGGGGGCCGCCGAGCTCTCGCCCAGCGGCGCGGGGAGCATGCGTCGGAGCGCGCTGGCGGAGGCGCGCGTCGTGACTTGGCTGGCGCGCTCCGGAGAGGCTCCGAAGCTCTCGGCCGCGTAGTGCTCCATGGGAAATCCGGCTGCCTCCACGGAGGCGCGCACCGCCCTCATGAAGGGCTCGGGGCCGCACAGGAAGATGTGCCGCTGCTGCCAGTCGGGGGCAACGCGCGCGAGCAGGGCCGCGTCCACGCGCCCGCGGAGCCCCTCGTGCCCCGGGGGAAGGTCGCGCGTGAGCGTCACGGCCAGGCGGAACGACGCGTGGCGGCGCTCCAGCAGCTGGAGCTCGTCGTGAAAGATCACGTCCGAGAGCGAGCGCGCGCTGTGGACGAATACCACGTCGCGTGGGTCGCCCCGGTCGTGCAGCCAGCGGGCCATGGACATCACGGGCGTGATACCGCTACCCGCCGAGATCATCAGGAAGCGCTCGGCGTTGGTGTTGGCGCACGTGAAGTGCCCCGCGCAGCCCGTGACCAGCAAGCGCCCGCCGACGTGCATGTGATCGCACAGCCAGTTGGACACCACCCCCCCGGGCACGCGCTTGACGGTGAGCTCCAGAACGTCCGG from Sandaracinaceae bacterium encodes the following:
- a CDS encoding hybrid-cluster NAD(P)-dependent oxidoreductase — translated: MAKQVPRPPAADLPFAILLFVAGADDEIDAHEVEVFQKLSENRRWCQSPAVSALMEAVDGRYSTLWGQHRRGTFDGSLRALRGRYAALATELPADQRVGARADFARLGWSLARASGGVLGVGRVSKRERAALAVLDALGEEFLPSEAEAARSASDAEEGALDTRVWGGERIHVRCVQTLRETADCTTFRFAPEEPLHFRYAPGQFLCLELDIDGQVARRSYTIASSPSRPDVLELTVKRVPGGVVSNWLCDHMHVGGRLLVTGCAGHFTCANTNAERFLMISAGSGITPVMSMARWLHDRGDPRDVVFVHSARSLSDVIFHDELQLLERRHASFRLAVTLTRDLPPGHEGLRGRVDAALLARVAPDWQQRHIFLCGPEPFMRAVRASVEAAGFPMEHYAAESFGASPERASQVTTRASASALRRMLPAPLGESSAAPELRAPRPVHDAAPVVRAPRKTASVVAFEGCAHAPGDVACDAGMTVLDAAESAGVDIPFACRSGACGTCRVSVRGEVRVPPGIGLGEADREAGFTLACVAHPVGRVVVDV
- a CDS encoding acetoacetate--CoA ligase; translated protein: MEPVQPSDTDPSPDRVLYQPTPARVAATQMDAFRRRIEATHGVSLADSVALHAWSVANPGPFWRAVWEDSSAVGELGAVDLERPEAMPGARFFPEARLNFAENLLQRTDDGVALIYADETGTRERVTFAQLRTQVATLAAALTAAGVTKGDRVAGYVPNAPIAVRAMLAAASLGATWSSCSPDFGSAGVVDRFGQIEPRVLITVPGYGYGGKYFDIRPKIAEVLRAVPSIERCVLAPHDLGGLGKEDALAGLGPLADHPSAVRLADFLAGHEADALRFERLPFDHPLYVLYSSGTTGKPKCIVHGAGGTLLQHLKEHRLHTDLRSDERLFYFSTCGWMMWNWLVSGLAVGATLVLYDGNPMSPSPEALFELAARERINVFGTSAKYIDALAKQGVVPREGHDLGSVRAILSTGSPLVPESFDYVYENIKRDVLLASISGGTDIVSCFVLGDPTRPVRRGTIQGKGLGMDVQVWNDEGARVLDEQGELVCIAPFPSMPVGFWGDDDGSRYRAAYFERFPGVWCHGDFTRETADGGFVITGRSDAVLNPGGVRIGTAEIYRQVERLAEVQEAIVIGQPWEGDVRVVLFVVLAAGANLDDELRGRIKREIRDNASPRHVPARILAVPGIPRTRSGKISELSVRRVVAGEPVKNVEALANPEALDYFRDLPELRA
- a CDS encoding cyclic nucleotide-binding domain-containing protein — protein: MFARLAERSARVIRFALVVGWGVIIASLFYDPLTSVLTDHASSWSPFRLDRFADAEAPHERFACPRRLASGEVDWVGAPTGQCDARCTTIQGRCLVEQAYPVGARLFWTILLPIVPMFLLVFGHEAWRRVCPLSALMQIPRRLGLQRTRKVIHPKTGRVERKLVLVSPESFLGRNVWYVQGGLLWLGVSLRILFINSDRVALGVFFLSVIALAMLVGYLFGGKTWCNYICPVSAVQKVYTEPRGLLESEAHAGKLRLTQATCRTTTPNGEDQSICVGCKSPCPDVDLERQYWAGLMEPGRRAFYYGYFGLVWGFYGYYAVYAGNAGYYFSGAWTHEEDVMQQLGAAGVFLGGHAFAFPPKWLAAPLTILGAMLLSVAAGRALEAAYGAYRRARGKALRAEELRHRALVICTFLTFNSFYLFGGRPNINLLSTVPHTLLDIFIVTLSAVWLSRTWPRTSEAYERESVAEALRRQLDKLGSLLARVLGGRSVAQLNTDEVFVLAQALPIASSGARLEAYRATLRECLVAGHADSAAGLSVLENLREQMEVSEDEHAEILAELGIEDAQLLGAEEARSVENRLRLDGFREALERVLVTAAERGVPVKKALTDDRVLAEIRDLQRRYAVTAEEQDAAVDELTGRAGKLVERVERGLSELLWLDINTTGLAEATSLPGGVRGALLAVMGRRRARVVERSLHLLSGLGDDPAHQKLAERLRTLAAVEVQVLVHERQRSLQLSPEINRALMAVVDAALEHGEPVPRPDVADVCARALREWGHVERSIALFALACVDGQRGRAAARDAEHTTDPLLAEVAAAVLRGPESAREPEAPPALARLFALLSAKAAHALDFPSLANLARISVAREYAANELMWDAGSKSDHFLAVVRGRADALLAQGERVGSIEEGEFVGELGVILGRTRTLAVRAGEGGASVLEFDASAFKSLLKSDRLAAAGFLTLVSTRLANTLERVAHG